A window of Rufibacter sp. LB8 contains these coding sequences:
- a CDS encoding ribonucleoside-diphosphate reductase small subunit, translating to MEPLLQENPNRFVLFPIQNDAVWQMYKQAEASFWTAEEIDLTQDNKDWEKLNDGERHFISHVLAFFAASDGIVNENLAINFMQEVQLPEARCFYGFQIMMENIHSETYSLLIDTYIKDPQEKDRLFNALETIDCVKKKGEWALKWINSENFTERLIAFAAVEGIFFSGSFCSLFWLKKRGLMPGLTFSNELISRDEGLHCDFACLLYSMLQNKLPEERVHSIIRDAVSIEQEFVTSALPVDLIGMNAKLMAQYIEFVADRLLVSLGYSKIYNSTNPFDFMEMISLQGKTNFFEKRVAEYQKSGVMSDRDSNVFSLDEDF from the coding sequence ATGGAGCCATTATTACAAGAGAACCCCAACCGCTTTGTGCTGTTCCCCATCCAGAATGATGCCGTGTGGCAGATGTACAAACAGGCCGAAGCCAGCTTCTGGACCGCCGAGGAGATTGACCTCACGCAAGACAACAAGGACTGGGAGAAACTGAACGACGGCGAGCGCCATTTCATCAGCCACGTGCTGGCCTTTTTTGCGGCCTCAGACGGAATTGTGAACGAGAATCTGGCCATCAACTTCATGCAGGAGGTGCAGTTACCCGAGGCGCGCTGCTTCTACGGTTTCCAGATCATGATGGAGAACATCCACTCTGAGACGTATTCGCTGTTGATTGACACCTACATCAAAGACCCGCAGGAGAAAGACCGCCTGTTCAACGCGCTGGAAACCATTGACTGCGTAAAGAAAAAAGGCGAGTGGGCCTTGAAATGGATTAACTCTGAGAATTTCACTGAGCGCCTGATTGCCTTTGCCGCCGTGGAGGGAATTTTCTTCTCGGGCTCGTTCTGCTCTTTGTTCTGGCTCAAGAAACGTGGCTTGATGCCGGGCCTTACCTTCTCCAATGAATTGATCTCCCGCGACGAAGGATTGCACTGTGATTTCGCGTGCCTGTTGTACAGCATGTTGCAGAACAAGTTGCCTGAGGAGCGCGTACATAGCATCATTAGAGACGCGGTGAGCATTGAGCAGGAATTTGTGACCAGTGCGCTGCCCGTTGACCTCATTGGCATGAACGCGAAACTGATGGCGCAATACATTGAGTTTGTGGCAGACCGCCTGCTGGTGTCTTTGGGCTACAGCAAAATCTACAATTCCACCAATCCTTTCGACTTCATGGAGATGATCTCCCTGCAAGGCAAAACCAACTTCTTTGAGAAACGCGTAGCCGAGTACCAGAAATCTGGCGTCATGAGCGACCGCGATTCTAACGTGTTCTCTTTAGACGAAGATTTTTAG
- the rplU gene encoding 50S ribosomal protein L21, with protein MYAIVEIAGVQTKVESGKFFYTNKLSGNEGDAVEFANVLLTDDNGSLSVGAPFLDNIKVTGTIQGHAKGDKVIVFKKKRRKGYKKKNGHRQQYTKVLINTIG; from the coding sequence ATGTACGCAATTGTAGAAATCGCTGGGGTCCAGACGAAAGTAGAGAGCGGTAAGTTCTTCTACACTAACAAGCTTTCCGGCAATGAGGGTGACGCCGTAGAGTTCGCCAATGTTCTTTTAACTGATGACAACGGTTCTTTATCTGTAGGTGCCCCGTTCCTTGACAACATCAAGGTGACTGGTACTATCCAAGGCCACGCCAAGGGTGACAAAGTGATTGTTTTCAAGAAGAAAAGAAGAAAAGGCTACAAGAAGAAAAACGGTCACCGCCAACAATACACCAAAGTGTTGATCAACACCATTGGTTAA
- the rpmA gene encoding 50S ribosomal protein L27, whose translation MAHKKGVGSSNNGRESHSKRLGVKIFGGQTIIAGNIIVRQRGTAHHPGANVGMGKDHTLFAMTDGVVAFKKGAKNRSYVSVLPREVEAAQVSTTPSEEVTA comes from the coding sequence ATGGCTCACAAAAAAGGTGTCGGTAGTTCTAACAACGGCCGCGAATCACATTCCAAACGTCTAGGCGTTAAAATCTTTGGTGGTCAAACCATCATTGCGGGTAACATCATCGTGCGTCAGCGCGGTACTGCCCACCACCCAGGTGCCAACGTAGGCATGGGCAAAGACCATACGCTGTTTGCTATGACAGACGGCGTGGTGGCTTTCAAGAAAGGTGCGAAAAACCGCTCTTACGTATCAGTGCTTCCAAGAGAAGTAGAGGCCGCTCAGGTTTCTACCACTCCTTCTGAAGAAGTGACTGCTTAA